The genomic region AGGGAGATTCGGATGGAGACGGTGTAGTTGATTCATTGGATAAGTGTCCTGATACACCTCATGGCTATAAAGTCGATCCAAACGGTTGTCCAGTGAGCGTGACGTTGCACATCAATTTCGCATTTGATTCCACTATTATTCCAGCTTCATCAAATGATGATGTCACTAAATTGGCTAAAATTCTAAAAGACAATCCTCCTGCAACTGTGACCATCATCGGCCATACTGATTCCGTCGGAACAGATGCATACAATCAAAAACTCTCAGAAAGACGTGCTCAATCGTTAGGTAAACGATTAAATGAAAACGGTATTGATTCGACGCGGATCAAAACATTCGGTAAAGGTGAAAAAGAACCTATTGCAACCAATTCCACTGTAGCAGGTCGTGCACAAAACCGCCGAATTGAAGTTAAACTGTATTAATAGCCAGTCCCTGTAAAAGGGGCTGAAATACATATTTAAAAATAATTTTTAGACGCTTCTTTAAGTTTTAAAAAAATCTTTTCAAAATCGGTCGAATAAACCCGTGTTTCGCTAATGGACGTAATAAAATTTGTATCGCGTTCCCAGCGCGGAACCAAATGCAGATGAATATGTTCTGCGATTCCGGCACCTCCGGCACGTCCTAAATTCATCCCTAAATTGACGCCGTGAGCACCGAATGATTCTTTAAGCATATGCACCCCTTTTTGGGCTAATGCGCTAATGTGAAGCCAAACTTTCGGGTCGAGAGATTCGAGAGAATCGGTATGGTAGTGGGGAATAATCATAAAATGCCCCGGAGTATAGGGATAACGGTTCATTACGATAAAACAATGTTCATCTCTGTAAAGAACATGCAGTGACGCGTCATCCTCTGCATGGCTACTGATGTGGCAAAATACACACCCATCTATTTTTTCGCCGGATACGTAATCATTTCGCCAAGGGGCATATAAAATATTTTCCATCGGCTTTGCTCCTTTTTAGTATAAGTCTTTAACGCGACAAATAGCATGTAAGCGTGCGTGGGCTTTCCGCCGAGGAAAACACAGCGTTAGCGTAGCAAAATGGGCTTGGCTCATTTTGCGTTCTAAATAAAGTTAGGCGCATCGTTGGCAAATAGGATAATATCGCCGGCACGTGTCACTTCCCCTAAAGTTTTAACCATTTGCGATTTATCGGAGAGCATAATTTTCTGCGCTACCGTTAACTCTTTGTCAAATTGGACCGCATTCAATGATCCGGTGATGATAGCGATATCAAAGACTTTATTGATTGCGCTAATCAGCTCGCTGTTAAGCTCTTCCGTACTCTCAACGAGTCCCGGAGTAACGATTACTTTACGTCCTGTATGCAGTGAGCACAAACGTACCCCTTCCAGCATTCCGTCAATATTACCGTTATACCCATCATCCAAAATGATCTTCCCGCCTGCATCAATACGTTCCAAACGGTGTTCGACACTCTTAAGCTTTTCTACGGCAGAGACGATCTCATCACCCTTCATTCCCATTTCGGATGCAATCAAAATTGCCGCATTGATATTGATCGTCTGGAATCCCCCCAATACGGATGTGTGGAAATGGCGTTCCTCACCCTCTACATTCAAATCAAAATCAATACCCTCCAACGTCGCGACCAAATTATGAATATCATCACCGAAAAAAGTCACTTTTTCATGCGGTTCATTCGTCACGGAAGTGTGGATAAACGCCCGTTTGAGACGATTCGACTGAATGATTTCAAGCTTCGTCCGCTGAATCCGCTCTAACGTTTTGAAATATTCCAAATGCTGCGGACCGACTTTGCCGACCACTACGATTTGAGGATGAAGCAGCTGGGCAATGGCATAAATGTCTCCCACTTCACGTGCACCTGCTTCGCAGATATAGACCTGAGTATATGCCGGAAGCGATTCATTCACATCCCGAATAATGCCTCCGAGAGTATTGACACTTCGCGGTGTCGCATACACATTGAATTTTTGACCTAAGACCTGTGCGATGAAATTTTTCATCGAGGTTTTCCCGTAACTCCCTGTGACACAAATGATCGTTAAATCCTGCATCGAAGCAATTTTTTGTTTTGCTTGGCGTTTGTACGCTGCAAATAAAAACTTCTCAGTTCCCCATGAACCGAGATAGGCGATCACGAGCGGGAAGAAAACGCTGTACGTTTGACTCGCTTCTTTTAGGGCTAAAAGGAAATTCAACAAAAGGGTAACGGAAAAAAGAAGGATCAAAAATCGTTTTACACGCCATGTCATTACCAGCTTTTTATCCAGTTTCAGATGCCACATCAGCATAGCCGGAATAATGACCAAATAGAAAACAATCCAAAAGTAATCACCCAGAACGTAATAGGAGATAAACGGAATAATGAAGTAGACAACATGCCACCACGTTTTATGATGGCGCAGGACTACACGCTCAATACGGTAATCGTACCATTGAAGATTGGTAATCAAATACCACCCCAATGTCATAACAAAAATGATATTTGTTATAAAGGCAAACATTTGTCCATAATCCATTATTGTCCCTTATGTTCTAAGTTTTTTAAAACCGTATTTTCGATTTCTTTGGCAACGGTGCTACCCTGCTCTAAAAAGAAATAGTGATCGCCCTCAAACTCAACGACACGGGAGTCACCTATCAGTTCGGCTATGGTATGTGCCGTCCATAGGGGTGTTGCCGTATCCTGAGCACCGAAACACAATAAGGCTTTGCCTTTATAGCTACGGAATTTTTCGGTGAAATCTTCATTTACAACCTGTTTGAACGTCTCATACATCGGCTCACTCAGCCCCTGTGCATCCGGCGCAATAAAAAAGCGTCGCAGTGATGTAAGCCCTGTAAATTTCAGTAATTTGAAGAGAAAAATTTTAGCCCGTATTTTAAACGGCTTTGGAACCAAAATCCCCGCCGAACCGACCAAGACCAAGAGTTCAGGGTTTAAAAGAGTCGCGACTTTTCCCCCGAACGAATGTCCTAAAATAATCGCCTTGCTTGCATCAATCTGGGAGATAAAAGACTCTAATATATTGGCGTAATCTTCCGTTGTAAGGGTCATATTGCAGGTACTGTTACCAAATCCGGGCATATCAATATAAATATGGCGGAACTGGTGAAGATACTGCCCAAACGCATGTTTCATCAAATTTTTATGAGATCCCCATCCATGGAGAAAAATGATATCGTAATGCGCACTCGGATTGAGTATCTCATAGCTGATCGAGAACGTATGCTGTTTGTATTGAACCGTTTTAACTGCCACGCTTATTTCCCTTTGGCCTGAGAAATAGAATGAATGTAATCGTAATTAACCCGGATCGCTTTTTTGTCAGGCAATGCTCCGAGGAGCTTTTGAACCGAACCGCTAAAATCTTCAAAAAGATAATTTGCCATCGATCCTGGAATCGGATTGACTTCGTTAAGATACACTTCCCCTTCGATTTCGAAGAAATCGCAACGGATGATAGCCCCTTCAAATAACGGCGAATAGATTGCTTTAAACGCATCGCGCAATTGAGCTACCAAGGTATCACTTACCGCTGCTTCGGCAACGTTGCCCGAACGGGAAAAATCAAGGTATTTTTTTTCAAAATCCAAAAATTCGGCTTTTTGCGGTTCTTCAACGATGGAGTAAGTCATCTCGCCGCGAGCACTGAATCCTGCCAAATTGTACTCTTTAACACCGGCCATAAACGGCTCGATCAACACAACATCATCAAATTCAAACGCAACATCCAACGCATAATCAAGCTCGCTCGCCTCACGTACGATACTCACACCGATAGAGCTCCCCAAACGGGCAGGTTTGATGATAAACGGATACGCAGTTGCAATCTCTCTTTTATCTTCCTTACAAATGATCTCGTATGGCAAGGTTTTTACACCGAGTGAAGCTGCAAACCATTTGGTATAGTGCTTGTCAAAACTGAGCATGGACGCTTCTTTCCGCGGACCGATAAAGGGGATATGAAAGAAATCAAGCATTGCAGCCATTGTCCCGTCTTCACCGTCACCGCCATGGATCAAATTGAGAATCGGCATCTCATACTTTTTCGACCCAAACATTCCGCGCTGTTCAAATCCGCCGTTAGTAAGAAACAGTTGCGGCATTTTACGGTGCTCACCGCGTGAAAACGTGATCGCTTTCATTTTAGCCGCATCAATCATGTAAAATTTGTGATCCTGATCGCAAAAAATAAAGCTCAGATCAAAACGGCTTAATTTTTCTTTGACCGTAATCGCACTGACGATGCTGATTTCGTGTTCATAACTGGCTCCGCCGAATAAAATGGCTAATTTCACTTGTTTTCCTTGCTTTTTAAAGTTTTTGAAGTTGTTTCAATGCTTCTTTAACCAACGTTGCCGTGTCAGTTGCACTGGAAGCACTAAGGGCTTTGGCGATCTGCTCTTTTTTGAATCCGAGCGATTCCAATGCCATAGATGCTTCTGTCGTTGCCGTTGTCACAGTCGCACCTGATCCGAGCAGTACCGCATCAAATCCGGCTAATTCGACCATAATCCGACCTGCACTTTTGGGTCCGATCCCCGGAACTTTTTTAAGAGCATTGATATCTTTAGATGAAATAATACCCGCAAACTGCTCCGGCGTAAAGGTCGAGCAAATTGCCAATGCTGCTTTAGGACCGATTCCGTTTATTTTTAGCATCCCTTCAAAAAGAATTTTTTCACTTTTTTGGGTAAATCCGTAGAGTTGTTGAGCATCTTCGCGAATTACATGATGGGTATGCAATCGTACTTTTTCTGAACTGATTGCACTGTATGTATGCAGTGAGATAAAAACTTCATAAATTATATTATTTACATTCAAATGGACCAATGACGGCTCTTTGTATTCGATAATTCCTTCAAGACCGACAATCATTAACTCACTACCTTTATAAAAAATTCTCCGTTATCGTTTTCGACCAATCCCAAAATATTTTCTTCTGAATTGTGGGCTGGGATATATAAAATCTCAATAGGCGGATCAATCAGTTTGAAAATAATTTCATTATGATTTTTCCATCGATCGTGATTGATGATACGAGCCTCAAATATTTCGCTTTGAAGTGCCGTATGTTTTTCTCTCAGCCACGCATATTGATCTTCTTTTGTTTTCAGTTCATTACGAAGTTCTTCGAGCTTCTCTTTAAACTGTTGATGCTGCTGATATTTTTCAACAAATGCAGCAGGCATTTTTATCCCGTTTTTTTTGTAATGGAGCAATTTTCGTTTGAGATCTTCCATAACTGGTATATTTTCCTGCCATGTTCGCTCATACCCTGCAAGCTCTTTTTGAATCTCTTTCATCGAATTTTTTGTTTGTTCCATTTTTTTCGACTGATCGGAGAGGTTGTCGACGGATTCATTGAGCAACGGGTCAATTACAAACAGATTTTCGCCCCCCTGAAGATTTTTAATCTCAATTTTATGCGATGCAGTCATTTTTACATTTGAACTCAAGATTTCGATCGTAATCTCTTTAGCCCGGATTTGCCCCCCGGTCGCCTGAGTAATAAACACTTTTTCGGCTTCGACAATACCGTGTTCCAATCGTTTTATATTAACGACCTTGCCATATGCCATCCCCTTATGGATATCAATGTTCAATTCATCGGCAGTAATTGTCGCACTTTGATGAACCTGTCCTTCAACAGTCGCTTTTTTTGCCGTAACGTTGGCGTTCGCGCCGATATTTCCCACAATATTGATGACATTTACCGTGACTTCCATACCTGTACCGATTGCATCTTGGAGGGGATCTTTTTGGATTACGTTGAGAAATACATCCGCATCCAACTGGGTATCGATCGAACCGGTTGTTCTAAAACTGATCTCTTGTACATCTACTTCGGTTCTAATATCGTATATTCCACCTTCAAAGGTGACGTATCCTCCTACTTTAGCCCGATATTCGATACTGTTCGAAGTATCGATCACAGCGATTTTCTCCCCTACGGAAAAAGTCGGCTCATTTTTAATGACAGGGGGTTTCGGAGTTATAAATTCTCCTCGACAATTGCGTCCGCTCTCTCCCATTTTCGGCTTGATGTACTCAATTAATAATTCATTTTCAACGGCACTGATAACATAGCCCCGTTTGGCATAATCAATCCGCCCGTGTTCATCCTGATTTTTCCGCTTTGTTTCATAATGGAGGATCAATTTATCATCAACCGTCTCCACCGGCTCATAGCTTTGTCCTATTACATAACGTTCCTGCGCTTCAAAATGATATACGCCCAAAACCCTGATTTTAGCTAAAAGTTCTCCGAGATTTTGGAGCATCATCGAATCAAACAATCCGATCATCATGTTCGCACGCAGTTTTTTCTTATTGACCAGTCGGATGAAGTCTTCTTGAAATTGATCGTAATAGGTCGCAGTACTCCCCGCTTTAATCGTCAAATAGATCTTACACAGGGACGGGTTCCCTCCAATGGACATATCTATTTTATCTAGCAATGTCGGCTCTAATATCGAAAAAATTTCGATTTCATGCACCTGTTTAAGTTCTATATTCGGATTTAAAAAGAAATCCTCTTTTAACTCTTTCAGTTCATGGTAGGAGAGTTCAACCCAGTCTTCAGCCGGTCCGTCCGCCACTTTTTTACTAAAGGTCTGAGTTTCAAGAAGATTGAAGTCCAAAGTATGGACAGAGACTTTAAAATTGAGGGCAGCTTGTAAAAGCTCTTTGGCAACATTAGACGTACGGACAATGATCGGCTTTATATGCACCGCACTTTCTTCGTGTTCGCCCTCTTTGGTAAACAGCCCCATGTTTGATCCTTTGCATCAGTGGCCCTATTTTAATCACTTATCGGTTAAAATTTCGTAAAACTTAATTTAGGCATACAATAAAGCATGTTCAAATCTATTTTTTCCAATTCCTTTGGCATCCTGATTTCCCGTGTCAGCGGACTTATTCGGGACATTTTAATGACGTCCGTTTTAGGTGCCAGTGTATGGAGTGATGTTTTTTTTATGGCCTTCAAATTTCCGAATCTTTTTCGGCGTATTTTTGCCGAAGGTTCATTTACCCAAAGCTTTATGCCCTCTTATATTGCTTCTAGGCAAAAAAGTGTTTTTGCCGTTGCTATTTTTATTCGATTCATGACATTTATTATAGCTTTTTCCCTCATAGTAACCCTATTCCCTGAATTTTTTACCAAGCTATTGGCATGGGATTGGGATGCGGACCTCATCTCTAAAACTGCCCCCCTGACAACCATCAATTTTTGGTATCTCGACCTTATTTTTATTGTTACGTTTTTAGGGACACTTCTGCAACATAAAGAGCATTTTTTTACAACCGCTTTTTCAACAGTATGGCTCAATATTGCTATGATTACTTCACTAATGCTGTTTCAACACAGTGATCCGAGAACCGTCGTTTATGCACTCAGTTTTTCAATTCTTGCAGGAGGGTTGCTTCAAGTTGCGACCCATCTGTATACGATGCGTCAGCAAGGACTTATGAAACTCCTCATCGGAGGATGGAAATATCGCCGCTCCAAAGATGTCAAAGCCGAAGAATCCAAATTCAGCGGCCTCTTTTTTCCCTCGGTTCTAGGTAATTCGACTGCACAAATCGCTTCGTTTATCGATACAAGTCTGGCTTCCTTTTTAGCCGCAGGTTCGGTCTCCTACCTCTTTTATGCCAACCGGATTTTTCAACTTCCTTTTGCCATTATCGCTTTGGCTATCACAACCGCATTATTCCCCGGCATCGCAAAAGCGATCAAAAATGAGAACCATACACTCGCCTATAAAAACCTCAATAAATCGTTTTGGCTACTGAGTGTATTGTTAGGTCTTTCTGTTTTAGGAGGAGTGCTCTTATCCGAACCGATAGTCTGGCTTTTGTTTGAACGGGGTCATTTCACCATTCAAGACACCCATAACACAGCAGATGTCTTGATGATGTACATGGTAGGACTGATTCCGTTTGGATTGGCAAAACTGTTTTCATTGTACCTTTATGCGATGCACAAACACGTGAAAGCGGCTAAGATTGCGGCCTCATCGCTCATCGTCAACATCATTTTTTCCCTTATTCTTATGAAGCCGCTCGGAGCCGCAGGGCTGGCATTGGCGGGGAGTATCGGCGGTGCGGTACAAATGATTCTCACGATGCGGGAAGTGGGCTGGAGCATATTATTTGATATTTTGAAAACGAAAAATACCCTTTACTTCATCGTCGGTATGACAATGTTTGGGGGATTATTTTATATTTTAAATCAATTTTTGATAAACTTGATACGATAAAGAGCGGAGTACTATGTATATTTATGACAGTGTGAAAAAAACAAAATCCAAATTTGAATCGCTGATAGAGGGAAAAGTTTCCCTCTATGTCTGCGGTCCTACGGTGTATGACGATGCTCATTTAGGGCATGCGAAAAGTGCACTGGTATTTGATCTACTCACACGCGTCTTGGAAGCGGAAGGATATGATGTTCTTTTTGCCCGAAACATCACCGATATCGATGATAAAATCATCAATAAAGCGCGTGAATCAGGTCTTACAACGACTGAAATAGCTGAGCGCTACAGTGCTGCCTATCACCGTGATATGGCAGCAATCGGAGTACGTCCTCCGACACTGGAACCTAAAGCCACCGAATCCATCGACGCGATGGTGGAAATGATCCAAAAACTACTCGACAAACATCATGCCTACACGATTTCAAACGGCGATATTTATTTCGATACTGCCAGCGATAAAAACTATCTCAGTCTCAGCGGTCGCCAGAGTATGGAAAATGTCAGCCGGGTTGAAAAAGTGGGTGAAAAAAAAGATGAAGCTGACTTTGCCCTCTGGAAAGCTGTGCACGATGATGGTGTCGCATTCGATTCCCCTTTTGGACGCGGACGGCCGGGATGGCATCTGGAATGCTCCGCAATGATCGAACGCTACGTCCGCCAAGGGGAGGGAAAATATGCCGTAGACATTCACGGCGGCGGGGCCGATCTGCTCTTTCCCCATCATGAAAACGAAGCGGCACAAACCCGCTGTTCAAGCAATCATGAATTGGCCGCGTATTGGATGCATAACGGATTTGTCACCATTGGCGGCGAAAAGATGTCCAAAAGCTTGGGAAACAGTTTTTTCCTCAAAGATGCGCTGAAAGCCTATGACGGAGAGGTACTTCGGTTTTACCTCCTCAGTACCCATTATCGTGGAGATTTCAATTTTAACGAAGAAGATTTGATCGCTTCCAAACGGCGACTCGACCGCTTATACCGTCTGAAAAAACGCCTTTTCGGCCTTTCCGCTTCTGTGATCGAAACCGATTTCAAAAAAGCGTTACTCGAAGCGTTGGGAGATGATCTGAATGTTTCCCGTGCCTATGCCCTGATCGATGAACTGATTTCTCAGGCAAATGAAGCGCTTGATGCCAACCCTAAAGATAAAAATTACCGACAAAATCTACTCTCATCACTCGCCGCGGTCGAAGAGATTTTAGGATTCGGAGGCCAAAATCCCTTCGAGTATTTTCAATTCGGCTTGGATGAAGAGGCTAAAGAAAAAATCAACGAGCTTATCTCCCAACGGAGCGAAGCCAAAAAGAACAAAGATTTCGGCTTATCCGATACCCTGCGTGATGAGCTCACCGCACTCGGCGTCTCTATTATGGACACTCCTGCGGGAACGGTGTGGGAGATTCGTGAATGAAAGAGAGCTATAAACGGTTCTGGCCCTATATCCGCAAATATAAACTCCAATTTTTGATGGTTTTCATCGGAATCATTCTGACCGTCAGTGCAACGGCGGCTACCGCACATATTATGAAACCGTTGATGGACAATATGTTTATCAAAAAAGAAGCCCGAATGCTCTACATTATTCCTATGCTTCTGATCGGCATTTACGTTATCAAAGCGGCGGGACGTTACATCCAATCGGTTTTCAATACCTACATCGGCCTGCATATCGTTTCTACAATCCGGGAAGAGATGCTGGCTAAAATGGTCAATATGGACATGCAATTTCTCTATATGAACCGCAGCGGCGAACTCATCTCTCGGATCACCAACGATATCAATAGAATCCAGTACTTCGTCTCTTCGATGATGCCTGAGCTCATACGAGAAAGTCTGACGGTTGTATCCCTCGTCGGATACATCATCTATCTTAACCCCACTCTTGCATTCTGGGCATTGATCGTTATGCCTGCCGTCATTGTTCCATTGCTCCAAATTACTAAACGGCTCAAACGTCTTGCCCACAGATCCCAAGAGAAAAATGCCGATATGGTTACCCGTTTAACCGAAGTGTTCAAC from Sulfuricurvum sp. harbors:
- a CDS encoding OmpA family protein; translation: MKQVTKSAIYALVLGLGINCYAQSEPANVSYFDGKNTQTMNVQETQFAPTHPASCAEKKPVPVAETPRVVAKAEGDSDGDGVVDSLDKCPDTPHGYKVDPNGCPVSVTLHINFAFDSTIIPASSNDDVTKLAKILKDNPPATVTIIGHTDSVGTDAYNQKLSERRAQSLGKRLNENGIDSTRIKTFGKGEKEPIATNSTVAGRAQNRRIEVKLY
- a CDS encoding HIT domain-containing protein, with the translated sequence MENILYAPWRNDYVSGEKIDGCVFCHISSHAEDDASLHVLYRDEHCFIVMNRYPYTPGHFMIIPHYHTDSLESLDPKVWLHISALAQKGVHMLKESFGAHGVNLGMNLGRAGGAGIAEHIHLHLVPRWERDTNFITSISETRVYSTDFEKIFLKLKEASKNYF
- the murF gene encoding UDP-N-acetylmuramoyl-tripeptide--D-alanyl-D-alanine ligase is translated as MDYGQMFAFITNIIFVMTLGWYLITNLQWYDYRIERVVLRHHKTWWHVVYFIIPFISYYVLGDYFWIVFYLVIIPAMLMWHLKLDKKLVMTWRVKRFLILLFSVTLLLNFLLALKEASQTYSVFFPLVIAYLGSWGTEKFLFAAYKRQAKQKIASMQDLTIICVTGSYGKTSMKNFIAQVLGQKFNVYATPRSVNTLGGIIRDVNESLPAYTQVYICEAGAREVGDIYAIAQLLHPQIVVVGKVGPQHLEYFKTLERIQRTKLEIIQSNRLKRAFIHTSVTNEPHEKVTFFGDDIHNLVATLEGIDFDLNVEGEERHFHTSVLGGFQTININAAILIASEMGMKGDEIVSAVEKLKSVEHRLERIDAGGKIILDDGYNGNIDGMLEGVRLCSLHTGRKVIVTPGLVESTEELNSELISAINKVFDIAIITGSLNAVQFDKELTVAQKIMLSDKSQMVKTLGEVTRAGDIILFANDAPNFI
- a CDS encoding alpha/beta hydrolase, whose protein sequence is MAVKTVQYKQHTFSISYEILNPSAHYDIIFLHGWGSHKNLMKHAFGQYLHQFRHIYIDMPGFGNSTCNMTLTTEDYANILESFISQIDASKAIILGHSFGGKVATLLNPELLVLVGSAGILVPKPFKIRAKIFLFKLLKFTGLTSLRRFFIAPDAQGLSEPMYETFKQVVNEDFTEKFRSYKGKALLCFGAQDTATPLWTAHTIAELIGDSRVVEFEGDHYFFLEQGSTVAKEIENTVLKNLEHKGQ
- a CDS encoding D-alanine--D-alanine ligase, which gives rise to MKLAILFGGASYEHEISIVSAITVKEKLSRFDLSFIFCDQDHKFYMIDAAKMKAITFSRGEHRKMPQLFLTNGGFEQRGMFGSKKYEMPILNLIHGGDGEDGTMAAMLDFFHIPFIGPRKEASMLSFDKHYTKWFAASLGVKTLPYEIICKEDKREIATAYPFIIKPARLGSSIGVSIVREASELDYALDVAFEFDDVVLIEPFMAGVKEYNLAGFSARGEMTYSIVEEPQKAEFLDFEKKYLDFSRSGNVAEAAVSDTLVAQLRDAFKAIYSPLFEGAIIRCDFFEIEGEVYLNEVNPIPGSMANYLFEDFSGSVQKLLGALPDKKAIRVNYDYIHSISQAKGK
- the ruvA gene encoding Holliday junction branch migration protein RuvA translates to MIVGLEGIIEYKEPSLVHLNVNNIIYEVFISLHTYSAISSEKVRLHTHHVIREDAQQLYGFTQKSEKILFEGMLKINGIGPKAALAICSTFTPEQFAGIISSKDINALKKVPGIGPKSAGRIMVELAGFDAVLLGSGATVTTATTEASMALESLGFKKEQIAKALSASSATDTATLVKEALKQLQKL
- a CDS encoding flagellar assembly protein A, whose product is MGLFTKEGEHEESAVHIKPIIVRTSNVAKELLQAALNFKVSVHTLDFNLLETQTFSKKVADGPAEDWVELSYHELKELKEDFFLNPNIELKQVHEIEIFSILEPTLLDKIDMSIGGNPSLCKIYLTIKAGSTATYYDQFQEDFIRLVNKKKLRANMMIGLFDSMMLQNLGELLAKIRVLGVYHFEAQERYVIGQSYEPVETVDDKLILHYETKRKNQDEHGRIDYAKRGYVISAVENELLIEYIKPKMGESGRNCRGEFITPKPPVIKNEPTFSVGEKIAVIDTSNSIEYRAKVGGYVTFEGGIYDIRTEVDVQEISFRTTGSIDTQLDADVFLNVIQKDPLQDAIGTGMEVTVNVINIVGNIGANANVTAKKATVEGQVHQSATITADELNIDIHKGMAYGKVVNIKRLEHGIVEAEKVFITQATGGQIRAKEITIEILSSNVKMTASHKIEIKNLQGGENLFVIDPLLNESVDNLSDQSKKMEQTKNSMKEIQKELAGYERTWQENIPVMEDLKRKLLHYKKNGIKMPAAFVEKYQQHQQFKEKLEELRNELKTKEDQYAWLREKHTALQSEIFEARIINHDRWKNHNEIIFKLIDPPIEILYIPAHNSEENILGLVENDNGEFFIKVVS
- the murJ gene encoding murein biosynthesis integral membrane protein MurJ; this translates as MFKSIFSNSFGILISRVSGLIRDILMTSVLGASVWSDVFFMAFKFPNLFRRIFAEGSFTQSFMPSYIASRQKSVFAVAIFIRFMTFIIAFSLIVTLFPEFFTKLLAWDWDADLISKTAPLTTINFWYLDLIFIVTFLGTLLQHKEHFFTTAFSTVWLNIAMITSLMLFQHSDPRTVVYALSFSILAGGLLQVATHLYTMRQQGLMKLLIGGWKYRRSKDVKAEESKFSGLFFPSVLGNSTAQIASFIDTSLASFLAAGSVSYLFYANRIFQLPFAIIALAITTALFPGIAKAIKNENHTLAYKNLNKSFWLLSVLLGLSVLGGVLLSEPIVWLLFERGHFTIQDTHNTADVLMMYMVGLIPFGLAKLFSLYLYAMHKHVKAAKIAASSLIVNIIFSLILMKPLGAAGLALAGSIGGAVQMILTMREVGWSILFDILKTKNTLYFIVGMTMFGGLFYILNQFLINLIR
- the cysS gene encoding cysteine--tRNA ligase: MYIYDSVKKTKSKFESLIEGKVSLYVCGPTVYDDAHLGHAKSALVFDLLTRVLEAEGYDVLFARNITDIDDKIINKARESGLTTTEIAERYSAAYHRDMAAIGVRPPTLEPKATESIDAMVEMIQKLLDKHHAYTISNGDIYFDTASDKNYLSLSGRQSMENVSRVEKVGEKKDEADFALWKAVHDDGVAFDSPFGRGRPGWHLECSAMIERYVRQGEGKYAVDIHGGGADLLFPHHENEAAQTRCSSNHELAAYWMHNGFVTIGGEKMSKSLGNSFFLKDALKAYDGEVLRFYLLSTHYRGDFNFNEEDLIASKRRLDRLYRLKKRLFGLSASVIETDFKKALLEALGDDLNVSRAYALIDELISQANEALDANPKDKNYRQNLLSSLAAVEEILGFGGQNPFEYFQFGLDEEAKEKINELISQRSEAKKNKDFGLSDTLRDELTALGVSIMDTPAGTVWEIRE